The region cggcgatcatgtgaccgctggggtcaggtggcacccagcggtcacatgatcgccggaccgggaggcagaagggagaatccGGAAGACGCCGggcaggtaagcaggtccccccatggtgcaggctcccgactcggcattcatgtgactgctgggggtcaggtaacaccggcggtcacatgatcgccagccggaatctccgtgcattacatagcgctaattcagcgctatgtaatgtgtaaaggagaaggcagaaagggttaaaaatcctttctgccttctcctcgggggtgcttgatgaggatcagtgcaggagtgcatctgcacccgatgtgtctgatgatcgggtgcagatgcactcctgcactgcagtgtcgggcctgtcccaacatcggagctgtggagggaaatgatgatgtcggggcaggcccgacattggattggaaagggttaaatatagatGTGACATACTcttgtctgaaagcagcctaaaatgATCTGCAAGGAACAGGACTTTTACTTACTTCCAATCTGCTGTAGAGCTACTATTTTGTCCACTGCTGAAATTAGCTTTCACATCAACTGGACTTACATGTTTTGTATCTGTAAAGggaatttagttttaattaattGTTTAACTATGCAATGCTTATTTCTGCATATTATTTACTTGAGCTATGTTTTGAGAAACagaagctgatatgtaagattaaaactgaaagtgaaaaaataagcCTCTCACTACCAAgcaagaaacctactgcacattgaatgggagcaaaaaccctgaaacagcttttTGTGAATGGTTTTTCTggatttggcttacaattcccgctcattgttataaggcttgtcaaaaagtctaacactgacttgcaggaatggtgCCTTCCAATACGTGGCGCTGTAGAGGAATTGCTCCATCTTCCCATTTTCTTAGAAGTAAAACATATTACAAATTATAGGTGCTACTGGAAAAGAGACTTgctcttcctctggatcaacattgcaggagaatagtatcatagtatgtagggccgaaaaaagacatgcgaccatccagttcagcctattaccccccaatgttgatccagaggaaggcaaaaaacccctaatgaggtagaagccaattttccccacctAGGGCTCCTGGacgcttgcatttttcttgcgagtttttttcacgtgattgtcaatgggactttctaatgttaaaaacacatcgcacaaaaattgcaaagcaccaacttgcgatgcgttttcaacattagagAGTCTTGCcaatcacgtaaaaaaaaagcagcaatatcgtGTGAGAAAAACGCGCAaggaaaatgcaagtgggtattcacccttaaaggggttgtctcgaggaagcagtaaaattttttttttgcccagtccccctaattaagcaaacattactaagcccccctgtaaatgacttttctagctggtttgtacttacagttccagcgtttcagcaacttataaaaagtttccccaagatggccgccggctcttttcccgtcgcttgctgtagcccgacgtgcgcgcgctcccgagacgctaccagctgtgtctccctgacaaccagacgccccgcagctgccgactggaccccgggattgaacgcggccgaccagtcacccaccgccaggcagcaggtaaccggcgctagcccccggctccccgcgctagcccccggcttccccgcgctacccCCGGCTTctccgcgctagcccccggcttccctgcgctagcccccggctccccagcggtaggccccggggccacagcggcagtcagtcacgcgtcacccccgtcagtccgtcacccatcacttacctgggcggctgggctgggctgggctgctgggcggctccagtttctgcaccttcctctaacagaggatggtagcagaatggccgctccagcgcgctcccgagaagatacagctcttctgcgcatgcgcagaagagctgtagcggcgggcacactgaagcggctcgtgctcagagcagaagaccggactgcgcaagcgcgtctaaaaaagcaagccgccagcgaatttagacggaaccatggagacgaggacgctagcaacagagcaggtaactgaataacttctgtatggctcatatttaatgcacgatgtatattacaaagtgcattaatatggccatacagaagtgtataaccccacttgatttcgcgagacaacccctttaagggaaaaaaactaaaatggactTACACTGcattcagaaagtcttcagaccctctcATTCTCTTACATTTTGTTgttgccttgtgcaaattaaaataaatattgaAGTTTTCCCctgtcattctgcactcaatatgccataatgacaaagtgaaaacaatgttagaaatgtttgtattaaaaaaaagaaaaattaacatCTTACATtagcataagtattcacacccttcagTATGGCACTTGAAAATTTAGCTtctgggggcctcccatttctcttgatcatctttgagatgtctctacaccttgattggagtcacctagGGTAAATTCaattgattggacataatttaaAAGACACCcatctgtctatataaggtctcacagctcacaatgcaattcagagccaaaaccaagccatgaagaAGAAAGAACTGCCTGTGGAGCTCAGAGATAGGATTGTGTGGAAGTACCGATCTGGAGAAGGCgataaaaacatttctgctgcactgaagggTCTTGGTAAAAGACATGACCAAGAACTtagtggtcactctggctgagatCCAAAGATGCTATGTTCAAATGGGAGTGTaatggcccagagggtcctacaaAACAGTCCTCCTAACATttggtcctgtcacacctgtctatgcgcttcccttaggcatagaaggtgctgcgcgtcagagaaaccctgtttctccccttttcTAAGCTGATAGCTTGGCGCTGgcaatagctggttgcctatATGTCATGCCTCCACTCATTGGCTAGTGAGTTCAGAGTGGGAAAACACTACATGAGTCCCTATGGGGGTGGAGTttggagaaagtgcgggaagaaGAGAGGAAGTGGAGGAAGAGTTAGTGAGTTGCTGCAGTAGGAGTCGGTAGCAGTCAGGAGAGGCAGCAAGACGTGGTCGGAGAAAGGAGGCATCTGCAGTTCAGTGTGTGTTCAACAATTCAGCAGTGCAGCAAGGGTAGCGAGCTCCCTTTccactcccctgtctttccagaAGCAGTAGGAAAGAGTTGGAGATCAGCATCCCACTTAACAGTGAGTTAAACTACCCGGTGAATTTAAAACTAGGATTAGTTCAGCAGCCATTACAACTCTCATGTCACTCCTTCATACTACACTTTCAGTGAACCCTCAAGTAGTAACAAGTGGGGAGATTAATATTGAGTTACCTCTAGCACTAGAGAGAGTATTGAAGATAAGTGGAGATTCAATAGTCAAATCTACAGTTTTCATTGTGTCAATTCACTGCATTGTTGTGAACCCTGCTGTATCTGCAACACCTTGCCTATCTATCTGTCATTGCAAGCAAGCTTCAGTAAAACTGCGTGCTCCCAATTTGCTAATTCAAGCTACTGGACTCATCTCAAATTATTCCACCATCATTAGACTTgtgagttcaggttggagtactggtgtcacccgtgacaaaacagtTATTTATTTCAAACGTACCTGAGTATGTTATTTGTGTCACTGTGGGACAGCTGAGCACAGCCCCATTATCGACACTGTCGGGGGGcattacagagccacccgtgacaaccatctttTAATGCGCGTGGCCTCCCCCACTTTGGCGTGCTCAGCTCGGTCATTGCAGGAGAAACTCCCAGTTACTGCAGCCCTCACTAacctgggctttatggcagagaggCCAGAAAGAAGCTTCTTTTCAGTAACTGATACATGAAAGCCGCCTGCAGTTTGCCAAAAGCATCTGAAGGACACTCAGACTGCGAGatacaagattctctggtctgatgacaccaagatggaatTTTTGGTCTCAATTCTAAGTGCTATGTCTGGGGGAAACCATCATCAcaaccgctcatcacctgcccatcaccatccctacagtaaagACTGGTGATGCTTCATGCTGTGTGACAGGGCGACCGGTCAGGAttaatggaaagctgaatggagcaaagtacagagatattcttaatgacaacctgatccagagtgcaaTGAATCTCAGACTGAGAAGAAGGTTCACCTtttaacaagacaatgaccctaagcacacggCCAAGACAACACAAGAGTTGCTTAGAAACAACTCTGTAAATGtctttgagtggcccagccagaggccGGACTTGAAGCCAATCAGAAATCTCTGGAGacacctgaaaatggctgtccacagacggctgCATACAACCCGACAGAGCTGGAGAAGATCTAttgagaagaatggcagaaaatccccaaatccaagtGTGCAATCCttatggcatcatacccaagaagactgaaaGCTGTAATTGCTGCCAAAGATATTACAATTAAGTActaagtacagggtgtgaatacttatgtcaatgcaaaacgttgttttttcatttttttttatttacaaagaTTTTGTACATTtcgttgtcactttgtcattataggGTATTGAGTAAGTAATGATTGGGAAAAGCATAAAGGTTTTTAGTTTATACAACATGACAAAATGTAAAAACGTTAAAGAGTCTGCAGACTTTCGAAATGCAATTTGTCTTTTCTCAACCTTATTATGTTACTAGAATAGCCTtaggaagaaaaacaaaaatagtgCAACAGCAGTAGGGTGAAGAGATTAGGTGGTCTTATGGGACTGTTTAAATTCCTCAATGTCTGGACTAGTCTGTGCTGGGAAGAATGGGACTTAAACCCCTGTAACAGAAGAACAGCTCTGAACATACAGTATATTGTTAACTCAATCAGCTCAGAAttttaaataaaaaggaaataaacaaTAGACACAGCTTAAGTATAATTTTGTGTTCACACAGCATTCATtcagttaggctgccttcacacaggcatcaaaatttgtgtgctgcgagacgcacaaatataaaccccatccttttgaatgggctcatatacatgagcgatgctttcctgTATAGCACCGTGAtgcaatgcgggaaacaaatcgcagcatgttctctcTTGTGTGTGTCTCACATCGCAGTGCTCATTGTTTAAAATAGATTTTAttgtttacaattagagatgagtgagcgtactcggaaaagcactactcgctcgagtaatttgctttatccgagtatcgctgtgctcgggtctgaagattcgggtgccggcacggagcggggagctgcaggggagagcggggaggaacggaggtaagatctttctctccctctctcccgcccgctctcccctgctccccgctgcgactcacctgtcagccgcagcggcacccgaatcttcagggacgagcacagcgatactcggataaagcacattactcgagcgagtagtgcttttccgagtacgctcgctcatctctatttacaataggtcattgatgaggtgcgctaaatgcaaaaaataaacagATTCCGTAAATAGCGGTGCTGGAAAGCGGCGCGATTGAGCGCATATCTgctaggctccattgaaaacaatgggagcgttataccgtgaTTAAAGCGGCATTCAAAATACTGtgttaatcacggtaaaaagcgtgGAAGAGAGGCCTAAGAGTTTTGATTTATGGCAAACTGCTTGATTTCTGTGTTtcattttgcacaattttttggcGATCAGTACATTGCACAGTTCACACTAACAATTTTGTccacaaaatattaaaaatattacCTAAATTTACTAGCAGCAAGATTTCCTTTAAGATGGTTTCATCTGCTGATTCACGACACTGATAGAAACCGCTGTCCCAGAGTTCCAGATTTGTCATTTTCATTATCAGAACTCTCTTTTGTTCATTAACAAACACTGTAGTTCTTGAACTGTAGTCTATATTGCGGTTTCCATCAGAATGAGCCACCCATTGAACTTTCTCAGGACCCAAAATTTTATACCAAGCTTTTGATGATTTCTGTTTTTCAGTAGATTCACAATTCATTTCCACGGTGTCATAAGCCTTAAAATTAACCACAAGGAATTTGGATGGAAGCCCTGTTgatattacaataaaaaaaatataatacataCAAGTAAAAAATATACCTTGAGTAATAATAAAATATATCCCAATTCATTCCAAATGGTTTGAGCTGAAACTAATATTATTGACATTCTGTAATTGTTTGCTATCATTCCTATAGtttctaaaatatatttttacaggAATGCCAAGTTCAGTAGCGCTGTCAGTAAGGTCAGTAGCGCTGTCAGTAAGGTCAGTGAGGCTTTATGAGCATAGCCAGATTATGGATATATGTAATATTCAGTGATGCAAAGATAAAGACAAACAAAACCAATATAGCTCTGTAATCATTTTATATGGAGATATACAGAGGTTGTTATCCAAAAGACAAGAATTATGGCTTTTCCATTGTTGTATTACAGACTCTTTCTCCTTTTCATTGAGAAGGACCACACAATCTTGAAACCTTCCATTAATTTTAGTGGAAAGGCACAACATTAGTGGAGTGATGATTCTGGtgcttcacacaggacggaatattctgcattGTGCAATATGCATTCTAGTGGAATATTCACCACCAAAATTTGCCCTGCTAATGTGCAGATCTTGATGCAGAATTGAGTAATGTGATAgactgttgtttcttatatttaaggactctatagtgacagtgtCTATTCAATTGGATTagcgcatagcaaatgtggtgcagatattcaaaaaggggtcaaaaagtgaacctagaaactacaggccagtaagtcttacctCCATTGTGGGTAATATGGACAACTCCATGtcaacatgggtttatgagagatcacacttgtcaaaccaacctgatcagcttctacgaggaggtaagttctagactggatccgggagagtcattggatctggACTTTTTCAAAGCATTTGATAGTGTGACATGTAAAAGGTTggtgtataaaatgagaatgcttggtctgggtgagaatgtgtgtaagtgggcaagtaactggtcagtgatagaaagcagagcgtggttataaatggtgcatactctgattgggtcaccaaaGGGGaaagtattagaggggtcaccattactagtgggggtgttactagtggggtaccacagggggcagtattggacactactctttttaatatatttattaatgacctagtagaaggattgtgtagtaaaatatcaatatttacagataatGCAAAAGAAATGAACGCAAGACAGGATAGaaggtggttgcaaatggatctggataagttgggggtttgggcagaaaagtgacaaatgaggtttaacactggtaaatgtaaggttctgcagatgagcagaggaaatacatgtcaccattacacactaaatgggaaacctttgtggaacactgacatggaaaaggacttggggattttataactgtaaacttaactggagcaaccagtgtcaggcagctgctgccaaggcaaatatgatcatggggtgcatcaaaagaggtctaggggcgcatgacgagaacattgttcttcctctttacaagtcactgaccacacatggaatattgtgtacagttttggccactggtactcaagaaggacatatcagagcttcagtgagcacaaaggcgggcaactaaagtaataaattgaatGAGCAGACTACAATTCCCAGAGAAGTTAACAATACTGgttttatttagtttagaaaaaatacggctatggggcgacctaataactatgtataatatatcagggaacagtacaaagatctctcccatcatctatttatacgcaggacagtaacaagggggcgctctaataactatgcatagatatatcaggagtcagtacagagatctctacaattatctatttacacccaggactgtaacaagggagcgctgtaataactatgtataatatatcatgggtcactacagagacctctgaatgtttcagaaacCCCTCAGATGGGAAGAGGTTTTTGGAAACTGAATTCGGCACTCCTGGAAGAAACGGAAATAAGActgtcctttgaggattttcttcagagccagaTTCTACTGATGGGCCTttgcagcagtaagtcagagtggtgggagattttCAAGAAAAGGGTTGCAAAGTATTTCCGTGGGGTCACTAGCCTAAGATGCCTTACTAAGTACCTTTTTATCAGGGTCTGAGGAGGAAACTTGAGCAGCTTGTCTCAACTGGGGGCAGCCGTGAGGAAGTGTCCAGAGTGAAATCCTTGTTAAAAGAATGTAAATATGATAGACACACGTCtttagtttttgagagggattttgaGAAATTCCGCTTGCCTGACCCCTAAAGAAACTGTAAGATGCCAGTTAATAGTAGGTTGGTGGCAGGACTAATTGTCA is a window of Eleutherodactylus coqui strain aEleCoq1 chromosome 4, aEleCoq1.hap1, whole genome shotgun sequence DNA encoding:
- the LOC136624760 gene encoding uncharacterized protein — its product is MTECENIVDTNIDNHNGDNGRVFVSQSTERIGIVNVTMVNLQHWDTGLYKWRIWTGTEYSIIENVLLKVIVGLPSKFLVVNFKAYDTVEMNCESTEKQKSSKAWYKILGPEKVQWVAHSDGNRNIDYSSRTTVFVNEQKRVLIMKMTNLELWDSGFYQCRESADETILKEILLLVNLDTKHVSPVDVKANFSSGQNSSSTADWKTKHHRAWNILRWILFFCMGLCVLLFSHYEKISGSISYIHLMCNRSLNKT